The Deltaproteobacteria bacterium genome window below encodes:
- a CDS encoding MiaB/RimO family radical SAM methylthiotransferase yields the protein MDTGVGERSKTCARPVAAAPTPLLASPPVRVAVVGFGCRVSASEAEAMAARLHQRGLAPAGIDDAELVVVHGCAITASAEADARALTRRVARRGGAQVIASGCWAHADGAAIAAMPGVLDVLDVRDADAAVTRVLAHAGREPLAPAPVQLSRRPPLAVLPPVVDARARALLKVQDGCDYACSFCIVPQLRGRSRSLPFGAIAAHVDGLVAAGVPEIVMTGVHLGTWGRDLGERGGVAGLVQRLLPHLGATRLRLSSIDPHELDDALIDLLARERGRLCRHLHLPVQSCDDGVLARMRRAHRTGAFVERVQRAIDRVPGLAIATDVIAGHPGEDDDAFARTHDVLAALPLAAMHVFPYSPRPGTAAASMPDAVPASTIRVRAAQLRALSQQQQRRFRAAAIGTTLDVVSHRAPDRDGALWAMSDHDLRVRLPGDCDAFGQRLRARLHDDGEAASLVP from the coding sequence ATGGACACCGGCGTCGGCGAGCGTAGCAAGACCTGCGCGCGCCCGGTTGCCGCCGCGCCGACGCCCCTGCTAGCGTCGCCGCCGGTGCGCGTCGCGGTGGTCGGCTTCGGCTGCAGGGTCTCGGCCTCGGAGGCCGAGGCGATGGCGGCACGCCTGCATCAACGCGGTCTGGCGCCTGCGGGCATCGACGATGCCGAGCTCGTGGTGGTGCACGGCTGTGCGATCACGGCGTCGGCCGAGGCAGATGCGCGCGCGCTGACGCGTCGGGTTGCGCGTCGCGGCGGCGCGCAGGTGATCGCGAGCGGCTGCTGGGCCCACGCCGATGGCGCCGCGATCGCGGCGATGCCGGGGGTGCTCGACGTGCTCGATGTGCGCGATGCCGACGCCGCGGTCACCCGCGTGCTCGCGCACGCCGGTCGCGAGCCGCTGGCGCCGGCGCCGGTGCAGCTGTCGCGACGGCCGCCCTTGGCGGTGTTGCCCCCGGTCGTCGACGCACGCGCGCGGGCGCTGCTCAAGGTCCAGGACGGCTGCGACTACGCATGCAGCTTCTGCATCGTGCCGCAGCTGCGCGGCCGCTCGCGGTCGTTGCCCTTCGGCGCGATCGCGGCCCACGTCGACGGCTTGGTCGCCGCCGGCGTGCCCGAGATCGTGATGACCGGCGTGCACCTGGGCACCTGGGGGCGCGACCTCGGCGAGCGCGGTGGCGTGGCCGGGTTGGTGCAGCGACTGCTGCCCCACCTGGGGGCGACGCGACTGCGGCTGTCGTCGATCGATCCCCACGAGCTCGACGATGCGCTCATCGATCTGCTCGCGCGCGAGCGCGGGCGGCTGTGTCGCCACCTGCACCTGCCGGTGCAGAGCTGCGACGATGGCGTGCTCGCGCGCATGCGACGGGCCCACCGCACGGGCGCGTTCGTCGAGCGGGTGCAGCGGGCGATCGATCGCGTACCCGGGCTCGCGATCGCGACCGACGTGATCGCAGGCCACCCGGGCGAAGACGACGACGCCTTCGCGCGCACCCACGACGTGTTGGCCGCGCTACCGCTGGCGGCGATGCACGTGTTCCCGTACTCGCCGCGGCCCGGTACCGCCGCCGCGTCGATGCCCGACGCGGTCCCCGCGAGCACGATCCGCGTCCGCGCGGCACAGCTGCGCGCGCTCTCGCAGCAGCAGCAGCGCCGCTTCCGTGCGGCCGCGATCGGCACCACGCTCGACGTCGTCAGCCACCGTGCGCCCGATCGCGACGGCGCGCTGTGGGCGATGAGCGATCACGATCTGCGCGTGCGGCTGCCGGGCGATTGCGACGCCTTCGGGCAGCGACTGCGCGCGCGCCTGCACGACGACGGCGAGGCCGCCAGCCTGGTCCCCTAG
- a CDS encoding site-specific DNA-methyltransferase, which yields MARRGASESSAVQPAGREGFGFAFPGRAQAEAAAVAPPRGRLVGDTRRTAAAVTLVEGDNLDALALLEPRYRGRIDAIYIDPPYNRGRDFVYRGIYAEGVRSFAATRGPMARQHEARRSAPWMAMMLPRLLRARALLAPHGVIFASIDDAEVHHLRVLLDEVFGRERFVAQIVVVSNRGGRDYLPVAVTHEYVLCYAAGDAPRVHELPREVTLPHDDGRGAYELRELRNRNPRFTPANRPNLFYPVWVDTSRVDAFECHPTALEPRRGWLEVWPRNREGADSVWRWGQPKLRAAIVPGDAAGSEVVARRRRDGGCNIYEKHRKQTTKARALWDDPALRSEQGSIELRKELGAALFDHPKPIELVRRCVELGCGKDGIVLDFFAGSGTTALAVAEQNRRDGGRRKCVLVQWPEPTPTSSAAAKAGLTDVAAIARARLHAAFGARAVASLRVEADDDARVRGA from the coding sequence ATGGCGCGACGTGGTGCGAGCGAGTCGTCGGCGGTGCAGCCCGCCGGGCGCGAGGGCTTCGGCTTCGCCTTCCCCGGTCGTGCACAGGCCGAGGCGGCCGCGGTGGCGCCACCGCGCGGCCGCTTGGTCGGCGACACCCGACGCACCGCCGCCGCGGTGACGCTGGTGGAGGGCGACAACCTCGACGCGCTCGCGCTGCTCGAGCCGCGCTACCGCGGTCGCATCGACGCGATCTACATCGACCCGCCCTACAACCGCGGCCGCGACTTCGTGTACCGGGGCATCTACGCTGAAGGCGTGCGCAGCTTCGCGGCCACCCGGGGGCCGATGGCGCGGCAGCACGAGGCCCGCCGCAGCGCGCCGTGGATGGCGATGATGCTGCCGCGGCTGCTGCGGGCGCGTGCGCTGCTGGCCCCGCACGGGGTGATCTTCGCGAGCATCGACGACGCCGAGGTCCATCACCTGCGGGTGCTGCTCGACGAGGTCTTCGGTCGCGAGCGCTTCGTCGCGCAGATCGTGGTGGTCAGCAACCGCGGCGGCCGCGACTATCTGCCGGTCGCGGTCACCCACGAGTACGTGCTGTGCTACGCCGCCGGCGACGCACCGCGGGTGCACGAGCTGCCGCGCGAGGTCACGCTGCCGCACGACGATGGTCGCGGCGCCTACGAGCTCCGAGAGCTGCGCAACCGCAACCCTCGCTTCACGCCGGCCAACCGACCCAACCTCTTCTACCCGGTGTGGGTCGACACCTCGCGGGTCGACGCGTTCGAGTGCCACCCGACTGCGCTCGAGCCGCGCCGCGGCTGGCTCGAGGTGTGGCCGCGCAACCGCGAGGGCGCCGACAGCGTGTGGCGGTGGGGGCAGCCCAAGCTGCGCGCCGCGATCGTGCCGGGCGACGCGGCTGGCAGCGAGGTCGTCGCGCGGCGGCGTCGCGACGGCGGCTGCAACATCTACGAGAAGCACCGCAAGCAGACCACCAAGGCCCGCGCGCTGTGGGACGACCCCGCGCTGCGCTCGGAGCAGGGCAGCATCGAGCTGCGCAAGGAGCTCGGCGCGGCGCTGTTCGATCACCCCAAGCCCATCGAGCTGGTGCGACGCTGCGTCGAGCTCGGCTGCGGCAAGGATGGCATCGTGCTCGACTTCTTCGCCGGCTCCGGCACCACCGCGCTGGCGGTCGCCGAGCAGAACCGCCGCGACGGCGGCCGGCGCAAGTGCGTGCTCGTGCAGTGGCCCGAGCCGACGCCGACGAGCTCGGCCGCCGCCAAGGCCGGCTTGACGGATGTCGCCGCGATCGCGCGCGCACGTCTGCACGCGGCCTTCGGCGCGCGCGCGGTCGCGTCGCTGCGGGTCGAAGCCGACGACGACGCTCGAGTGCGAGGTGCGTGA